In Rosa chinensis cultivar Old Blush chromosome 1, RchiOBHm-V2, whole genome shotgun sequence, a genomic segment contains:
- the LOC112182364 gene encoding lysM domain receptor-like kinase 3, with protein sequence MCKTKKSTQAIEPRSPLKPRPSKSFSSDPLSGNCSTTGGNNSSYGNFSKSSTSSSVASLKSLRSSLPENPVIYDTSEISSSTNNFLNHRLSSSTASSSWRCTLRGKDAVVFQRKSRTPIDLPDLQQSLSLISRSHHSSLIKLLGASLSGSYVYLVYEFVAGASLADCLRNPNNPSYTVLSTWLSRLQIATDLAHGLDYIHRCSGLGSGLVHNHIKSSSIIVTEATLNAKICHFGTAELCGESRARSKKVEGTRGYMAPEFQVSGVVTQKCDVYAFGVVILELVSGEEPLKYKMEVEDGGYKRVSVIETAREAVKSVGGVRRWVDRRLKDSFPMEVAEKMVQVALECVEDDPERRPDMGRVAGLVSKLFLESQKWAENIGLPTDISVSLAAR encoded by the coding sequence ATGTGCAAGACCAAAAAGAGCACGCAGGCGATTGAGCCCCGGAGCCCCCTCAAGCCACGACCCTCCAAGTCCTTCTCCTCCGACCCTTTATCCGGCAACTGCAGCACCACCGGCGGCAACAACTCCAGCTACGGCAACTTCTCCAaatcctccacctcctcctccgtCGCCTCCCTCAAGTCCCTCAGGTCCTCCCTCCCCGAAAACCCCGTGATCTATGATACCTCGGAGATCTCCTCCTCCACCAACAACTTCCTCAACCACCGCCTCTCCTCCTCCACAGCCTCCTCCTCCTGGCGCTGCACCCTCCGCGGCAAAGACGCCGTCGTTTTCCAACGCAAGTCCCGAACCCCGATCGACCTCCCGGACCTCCAGCAGAGCCTCTCCCTCATCTCCCGCAGCCACCACAGCAGCCTCATCAAGCTCCTCGGCGCGTCGCTGTCCGGCAGCTACGTCTACCTCGTCTACGAGTTCGTCGCCGGCGCCAGCCTCGCCGACTGCCTCCGCAACCCTAACAACCCGAGCTACACAGTCCTCTCCACCTGGCTCTCGCGGCTGCAGATCGCCACCGACCTAGCTCACGGCCTGGACTACATCCACCGCTGCTCAGGCCTCGGCTCCGGCTTGGTCCACAACCACATCAAGAGCTCGAGTATCATTGTTACAGAAGCAACCCTGAACGCCAAGATCTGCCACTTTGGCACGGCCGAGCTCTGCGGAGAGAGCCGGGCGAGGTCGAAGAAGGTAGAGGGAACAAGAGGCTACATGGCGCCGGAGTTTCAAGTGAGCGGGGTCGTCACCCAAAAATGCGATGTGTATGCTTTTGGGGTTGTGATTCTGGAGCTGGTCTCCGGGGAGGAGCCGTTGAAGTATAAGATGGAGGTGGAAGACGGCGGGTATAAGAGAGTGAGTGTTATAGAGACGGCGAGAGAAGCGGTGAAAAGTGTTGGTGGAGTGAGGAGGTGGGTGGATAGGAGGTTGAAGGACTCGTTTCCGATGGAGGTGGCGGAGAAGATGGTGCAGGTGGCGCTGGAGTGTGTGGAGGATGACCCGGAAAGGAGGCCGGATATGGGTCGGGTTGCGGGTTTGGTTTCCAAGTTGTTTTTGGAGTCGCAGAAATGGGCGGAGAATATTGGCTTGCCCACTGACATCTCTGTTTCATTGGCTGCCAGGTGA
- the LOC112182365 gene encoding probable acetyltransferase NATA1-like, translating to MAAAAPPPPPAPVPEAPIDVPRGSTPMGYPLFARIRLAHPTDVPHIHKLIHQMSVFERLADQCSATEASLAATLFTSPPFKSFTVFLLEVSSAPFPNDAHSSNQFYHPTVKTLNLDLPIDDPESHVFRSSGGDATVAGFVLFFPNYSTFLAKPGFYVEDLFVRECYRRKGIGKMLLSAVAKQAVKMGFGRVEWVVLDWNVNAIKFYEEMGAKIMQEWRICRLTGDALQAYHDA from the coding sequence ATGGCCGCCGCCGCGCCTCCGCCGCCCCCAGCCCCGGTCCCGGAGGCCCCCATCGACGTCCCCAGAGGCTCCACCCCAATGGGCTACCCTCTCTTCGCCCGTATCCGCCTGGCCCACCCCACGGACGTCCCCCACATCCACAAGCTCATCCACCAGATGTCCGTCTTCGAACGCCTCGCCGACCAATGCTCCGCCACCGAAGCCTCCCTCGCCGCCACTCTCTTCACCTCCCCTCCCTTCAAGTCCTTCACCGTCTTCCTCCTCGAAGTCTCCTCCGCCCCTTTCCCCAACGACGCCCATAGCTCCAACCAGTTCTACCACCCCACTGTCAAAACCCTCAATCTCGACCTCCCGATCGACGACCCGGAGAGCCATGTCTTCCGATCCAGCGGCGGTGACGCCACAGTCGCTGGGTTTGTGCTGTTTTTCCCGAACTATTCTACTTTTCTCGCCAAGCCGGGGTTTTATGTGGAGGACTTGTTTGTGAGGGAGTGCTACAGGAGGAAGGGGATAGGGAAAATGCTGCTTTCGGCGGTGGCGAAGCAGGCGGTGAAGATGGGGTTCGGGAGAGTGGAGTGGGTTGTGCTGGATTGGAATGTGAATGCGATTAAGTTTTATGAGGAAATGGGGGCTAAGATTATGCAGGAGTGGAGGATTTGCAGGCTCACTGGGGATGCTCTTCAGGCTTATCATGATGCAtag
- the LOC112182366 gene encoding uncharacterized protein LOC112182366 codes for MTDKPPEPSLSPPSKPVTLQDWESLIDDFQHGGARRHRWTSAYPILIDQALSCLNRREFPLKLQLIVFLEEFSDPLFTSDPDSLPKTLHRLIETLRALIQTPADGVHVTLALKEQTMLSVTAIVIAADYMLDGLVELLLTVANRPNHGVDRQARAVACECLRELEKSYPCLLSDIGGHLWSLCQSERTHAAQSYILLFTTVVHNIVAKKLGVSILNTTVPLVPFTAPQVLVNGSGKEGSGGLNYKELRRAMSFLLEWPQVLTPCGMVEFLALIMPVAMALELQASMLKVQFFGMIYSSDPLLCHVVLTMYRPFLDAFDGQEGQIASRLMLLSRETQQQLVFRLLGLHWLLGFSELVLSREVRKVKGIVDMGLRFYPSVFDPLALKALKLDLLAFCSICVDMLKLEGVSGEDTGNDKLVVKVFQDGLVSVSAFKWLRPDSTETAVAFRSLHRFLIGASAHLDNDPSTTRSLMDSTTFTSIQGILVDLMLECRRLVPVIVALTDRLFGCQKHRWLGERLLQTFDQHLLPKVKLDYTLVACFPIFDKIAESDTIPPRGLLELLTKFMAFLVVKHGPYTGLRSWSQGSRVLGICRTFLMHHHSSRLFLRLSHLFAFTCLYFPDLEVRDNARIYLRLLICVPGKKLRDMLNLGEELGISPSALPSFNIQSPLSADNLKKSRSISSYVHLERVIPLLVKQSWSLSFSSFGFGNHESGYPEGIRDSEPIIEESDIDSSSTMQITPESERIDRPQEPLRVMDAKISEILVTLRRHFSCIPDFRHMPGFKVRISCCLRFESETLSRIWGLDSPTGVLDELDALPALYATVLNFSSSAPYGSIASYHIPFLLGEPPRKTDISDQAAALAIVSVENDSREEDSFRAPVMIELEPREPTPGLIDVSIETNAENGHIIRGQLHSITIGIEDMFLKAVIPPDVPEVASAGYYLDLFNALWEACGNSNTGRETFPLKGGKGVAAIAGTRSVKLLEVPASSVIQATERYLAPFVVSVIGEPLVSAVREGGIIRDVIWRDEASDSALDITTSGTEFDRGPLHLTYNDDVDERDSVVNTRKKNMGCFLILIFLPPRFHLLFQMEVCDVSTLVRIRTDHWPCLAYTDDYLEALFLA; via the exons ATGACCGATAAGCCACCGGAGCCGTCCCTATCGCCGCCGTCGAAGCCCGTCACGCTCCAAGACTGGGAGTCCTTAATCGACGATTTCCAGCACGGCGGCGCACGCCGCCACCGGTGGACCTCCGCGTACCCAATCCTCATCGACCAAGCCCTCTCTTGTCTCAACAGACGCGAATTCCCTCTCAAGCTCCAGCTCATCGTCTTCCTCGAAGAGTTCTCCGACCCGCTCTTCACATCCGACCCGGACTCCCTCCCCAAAACCCTCCACCGCCTCATCGAAACCCTCCGCGCCCTGATCCAGACCCCCGCCGATGGCGTCCACGTCACCCTCGCGCTCAAGGAGCAGACCATGCTCTCCGTCACCGCGATCGTCATCGCCGCCGACTACATGCTCGACGGCCTGGTCGAGCTGCTGCTCACGGTCGCTAACCGCCCCAACCACGGCGTCGACCGCCAGGCGCGTGCCGTCGCGTGCGAGTGCCTGCGCGAGTTGGAGAAGTCGTACCCGTGCCTGCTCTCCGATATCGGCGGCCATCTTTGGAGTCTGTGCCAGAGCGAGAGGACTCACGCCGCGCAGAGCTACATTCTCTTGTTTACGACCGTCGTTCATAACATCGTCGCCAAAAAGCTCGGCGTTTCGATTCTGAATACGACGGTGCCTCTGGTGCCGTTCACTGCTCCTCAGGTTTTGGTGAATGGCTCCGGGAAGGAGGGTTCCGGTGGGTTGAACTACAAGGAGCTGAGGAGGGCTATGTCGTTTTTGCTGGAGTGGCCGCAGGTGTTGACGCCGTGTGGGATGGTTGAGTTCTTGGCTTTGATAATGCCGGTGGCCATGGCATTGGAGCTGCAGGCTTCAATGCTGAaggttcagtttttcggaatgATTTATTCCTCTGATCCTTTGCTTTGCCATGTTGTTTTGACAATGTACCGGCCGTTTTTGGATGCGTTTGATGGGCAGGAGGGGCAGATTGCGAGCCGGCTTATGCTGCTTTCGAGGGAAACGCAGCAGCAGTTGGTGTTTAGATTGCTGGGGTTGCATTGGTTGTTGGGTTTCAGTGAGTTGGTGTTGAGTAGAGAAGTGAGGAAAGTGAAGGGCATTGTTGATATGGGGTTGAGATTTTATCCCAGTGTGTTTGATCCACTGGCTTTGAAAGCGTTGAAGCTTGACCTGCTTGCCTTTTGCTCCATTTGTGTTGATATGTTGAAATTAGAAGGTGTTTCGGGTGAGGACACGGGGAATGATAAGTTGGTGGTGAAGGTGTTTCAAGATGGACTTGTTTCTGTATCTGCCTTCAAATGGTTACGTCCAGACAGCACGGAAACTGCAGTAGCATTTCGAAGCTTGCATAGGTTCTTGATTGGGGCATCAGCTCATTTAGACAATGATCCTTCAACCACTAGAAGTCTCATGGACTCCACCACCTTCACTTCCATACAG GGGATACTGGTGGACCTGATGTTGGAGTGTCGGAGATTGGTTCCAGTGATTGTTGCTTTAACTGATCGCTTGTTCGGTTGTCAAAAGCACCGTTGGTTAGGAGAGCGTCTGCTGCAGACTTTTGATCAGCATTTGCTTCCAAAAGTCAAATTGGATTATACTTTGGTTGCTTGCTTCCCAATATTTGATAAAATTGCTGAATCTGATACAATTCCTCCTCGAGGATTGCTAGAGCTGCTTACCAAGTTCATGGCCTTCCTTGTTGTCAAACATGGCCCATATACAGGACTGAGGTCATGGTCTCAGGGAAGCAGAGTTCTTGGCATCTGTCGAACCTTTCTGATGCATCACCACAGCTCTAGATTATTCCTCAGATTATCTCACCTTTTTGCATTCACTTGCCTTTACTTTCCCGATTTGGAGGTTCGCGACAATGCAAG GATCTACCTTCGGTTGCTGATCTGTGTACCAGGAAAAAAGCTCAGGGACATGCTAAATCTTGGGGAAGAACTCGGTATTTCACCATCAGCACTTCCCAGTTTTAATATCCAGTCTCCTCTGTCTGCTGACAATCTTAAGAAGTCTAGGAGCATCTCCTCGTATGTCCACCTTGAGCGCGTGATTCCCCTACTTGTCAAACAGTCTTGGTCCTTGTCTTTTTCATCTTTCGGTTTCGGGAATCATGAATCTGGTTACCCAGAAGGCATCAGAGACAGTGAACCCATAATAGAGGAGAGTGATATTGATAGCAGTAGTACCATGCAAATTACCCCAGAATCTGAAAGAATTGATCGACCACAGGAACCATTGCGTGTCATGGATGCAAAGATTTCAGAGATATTAGTAACGTTAAGGAGGCATTTCTCATGCATTCCTGATTTCAGACATATGCCAGGATTTAAGGTTAGAATATCATGTTGTTTGAGGTTTGAATCAGAGACTTTATCTCGTATATGGGGACTTGATTCCCCTACTGGTGTGTTGGATGAGTTAGATGCCCTCCCTGCTTTATACGCAACTGTGCTAAACTTTTCATCGTCTGCACCGTATGGGTCTATTGCATCATATCATATACCTTTTCTTCTTGGTGAACCTCCCAGAAAAACTGATATATCAGATCAAGCAGCCGCTTTAGCTATTGTTTCTGTAGAAAATGATTCTCGAGAAGAGGATAGCTTCAGAGCTCCAGTAATGATAGAACTGGAACCACGGGAACCTACTCCTGGTCTGATTGATGTTTCCATTGAAACAAATGCAGAAAATGGTCATATAATCCGTGGTCAGCTTCACAGTATCACTATAGGAATAGAGGATATGTTTCTCAAGGCTGTTATACCACCTGACGTCCCAGAAGTTGCCTCAGCTGGTTATTACTTGGACTTGTTCAATGCTCTTTGGGAGGCATGCGGTAATTCCAACACTGGACGGGAGACCTTCCCATTGAAAGGAGGGAAAGGGGTTGCAGCTATAGCTGGAACCCGTTCAGTCAAGCTACTTGAAGTTCCTGCATCTTCTGTGATTCAGGCAACTGAGCGCTACTTGGCACCATTTGTTGTAAGTGTGATTGGCGAACCACTTGTTAGTGCTGTTAGAGAGGGAGGAATCATTAGGGACGTCATATGGAGGGATGAGGCCTCCGATTCTGCACTTGATATTACTACCTCCGGTACTGAGTTCGATAGAGGTCCTCTTCATCTTACGTACAATGATGATGTAGACGAAAGGGACAGCGTTGTCAATACCCGTAAGAAAAACATGGGCTGCTTCCTCATTTTGATATTTCTACCTCCAAGGTTCCATCTCCTCTTCCAAATGGAAGTGTGTGATGTTTCAACATTGGTACGAATTCGAACCGACCACTGGCCGTGCCTAGCTTATACGGATGATTATTTGGAAGCTTTATTTTTGGCATAG
- the LOC121049652 gene encoding secreted RxLR effector protein 161-like: protein MLDCSPIDTPIEQNHKLAEYPDQVPIDKLRYQRLVGRLIYLSHTRPDVAYAVSVVSQFMHNPSERHMEAVVRILRYLKSAPGKGLMFCKCQHLDVSGYTDADWADSITNRKSTSGYFTSVGGNLVTWRSKKQKVVTRSSAEAEYREEGNLEDKYTWRSRCVP, encoded by the exons ATGTTGGATTGTTCTCCAATTGACACTCCAATCGAGCAAAACCACAAACTAGCAGAATATCCTGATCAGGTTCCAATTGATAAACTAAGATACCAGAGGTTAGTGGGACGCCTGATATATTTGTCACACACCAGACCTGATGTTgcttatgcagttagtgttgtgagtcagtttatgcataatccaagtgaacGGCATATGGAGGCAGTGGTAAGAATCTTGAGGTACTTAAAGTCAGCACCAGGAAAAGGTTTAATGTTTTGTAAATGTCAGCACCTCGATGTTAGTGGatatacagatgcagattgggccgATTCTATCACAAACAGGAAGTccacatctgggtacttcacctCTGTGGGTGGAAACCTTGTTACCTGGAGAAGTAAGAAGCAAAAGGTTGTTACaaggtcaagtgctgaagctgaaTATAGAG AAGAAGGAAACTTGGAGGACAAGTACACTTGGAGATCAAGATGTGTACCGTAG
- the LOC121049654 gene encoding putative F-box/LRR-repeat protein At5g41840 gives MALNKVHPHIPNLVIQQIIRLLPTKAAVRMSFLSRQWEEVLSSVPILDFNECGEQPHNSDRNDFQQQHRKFINNILKRYLERCDKNQHKQLLEKFRLHMMYLSEDTAIVDRLLSFSFERGVKELEISLRVSKSHWARGGVNSYYCFCLSPSTLANAKSITTLKLEYMRIKEVDLQCDMNLPKSTTLLPSLKTMHVPQERALQLSLLLDSRVPFHRAFVIDRSHVLLTNL, from the coding sequence ATGGCCCTCAACAAAGTCCACCCTCACATACCCAACCTAGTGATCCAGCAAATTATTCGACTACTTCCCACTAAAGCTGCTGTTCGCATGAGCTTTCTTTCCAGACAATGGGAAGAGGTATTGTCTTCAGTTCCCATATTAGATTTCAACGAATGTGGTGAGCAGCCTCATAACTCTGATCGCAACGATTTTCAACAACAACATAGGAAGTTTATCAACAATATCCTGAAAAGGTACTTGGAACGCTGTGACAAAAACCAGCACAAACAGCTCTTGGAGAAATTCAGGCTTCACATGATGTATTTATCCGAAGACACTGCCATTGTAGATAGGTTGTTAAGTTTTTCCTTTGAGAGAGGCGTCAAAGAGTTGGAGATCAGCCTTAGAGTTAGTAAATCACATTGGGCTCGGGGTGGGGTTAATAGCTACTATTGCTTCTGCTTATCTCCTTCAACACTTGCTAATGCAAAATCTATAACTACCCTAAAGTTGGAGTACATGAGAATAAAAGAGGTCGACCTTCAATGTGATATGAACCTGCCTAAATCTACAACCCTTCTCCCCTCTTTGAAAACCATGCATGTGCCTCAAGAACGTGCACTTCAACTTTCTCTACTACTTGATTCGAGAGTGCCCTTCCATCGAGCATTTGTCATTGATCGATCTCATGTTCTTTTGACAAACCTGTAG